The Haemorhous mexicanus isolate bHaeMex1 chromosome 5, bHaeMex1.pri, whole genome shotgun sequence genome contains a region encoding:
- the PODXL gene encoding podocalyxin: MRAAGLLPLLPLLLLLGVSSQEDTDPGQTPSTQAPKTPTMTLSASTTTTSPPTPTPASTTLQASATAMAQPTVTPTNPAQSISTITSQGTSLSPSTTASPTATDTTPTTTGTTLATNITPAPVSGQDSSSHSATNSKTSPATSTPALQPPKTMSSSGSLSTTATAKSAVTETTNSPEAAGAAGTSSPFTETQGNQPLDQKPNTAVSTPVPTTALSQSPSECAVPPSQCDTKQPPPSSSSAAQEPIPSTSPGSTKASVTPPTGSLSPTTTSMSPPGSKDTVPEATTTTAPGADQSTHDAGHATAKPSQSPASAQPPAPGSQTDQAESCTSGQPQPNISSSSKIICAAPVQHTRPTIHLKEPRSCVEWKAASKNNSFYESFCSTAQHVFDASRDQCTVTLMACDSPSHLWAVQVVLHLPLDSGEVLMELKEKKDRLEELGIINITFDKMVEDMTIKDEFSTPLIITIITLAGSLLLVAAIYGCHQRFSQKKDQNIHPDVPGFDDGHVALIFNRLTEEMQTMENGYHDNPTLEVMETSSEMQEKKVNLNGELGDSWIVPLDTLMKEDLEEEEDTHL; encoded by the exons GTGTCAGCTCTCAGGAGGATACAGACCCAGGACAAACCCCAAGCACCcaagccccaaaaacccccacaatgACCCTGTCTGCAAGCACTACAACGACCTCACCACCCACCCCTACACCAGCATCCACCACACTCCAAGCCAGCGCCACTGCCATGGCTCAGCCCACTGTGACACCAACCAACCCTGCTCAGAGCATCAGTACCATAACCAGCCAGGGGACATCTCTGTCCCCCAGTACCACGGCATCTCCCACAGCGACAGACACCACCCCCACGACAACAGGGACCACATTGGCTACCAACATCACCCCAGCCCCCGTGTCTGGGCAGGACAGCTCCTCACACAGCGCCACCAACTCCAAAACCAGCCCTGCTACAAGCACCCCTGCTTTACAGCCGCCCAAGACTATGTCCAGTTCGGGAAGCTTGAGCACCACTGCTACTGCAAAATCTGCTGTCACTGAGACAACCAATTCTCCAgaagctgcaggggctgctggcacatccTCTCCCTTCACAGAGACTCAGGGAAATCAGCCTTTGGATCAAAAGCCTAACACCGCTGTGAGCACCCCAGTGCCAACGACTGCCCTTTCCCAAAGCCCCAGCGAGTGTGCTGTCCCTCCTTCACAATGTGACACCAAGCAGCCTCCTCCTTCTTCCAGTTCTGCAGCCCAGGAACCAATCCCTTCCACCAGTCCTGGAAGCACCAAAGCCTCTGTTACCCCTCCGACTGGATCCCTGTCCCCCACCACCACTTCAATGTCACCACCTGGCAGCAAAGACACGGTCCCAGAGGCAACGACCAcgacagctcctggggcag ACCAGAGCACCCACGACGCTGGACATGCAACAGCCAAACCCTCCCAGAGtcctgccagtgcccagcctccagccccagggagccagACAGACCAGGCAGAGAGCTGCACTTCTGGCCAGCCACAACCCAACATTTCATCCTCAAGTAAG ATCATCTGTGCAGCACCAGTGCAACATACCAGGCCCACCATCCACCTGAAAGAACCCAGAAGCTGT GTTGAGTGGAAGGCTGCCAGCAAGAACAACTCCTTCTATGAGAGCTTCTGCTCCACGGCCCAGCACGTGTTTGATGCCAGCAGGGACCAGTGCACGGTGACGCTGATGGCCTGCGACAGCCCCTCCCACCTCTGGGCCGTGCAGGTGGTCCTGCACC TTCCCTTGGACTCTGGAGAAGTCCTGATGGagctgaaggagaagaaggacaggTTAGAGGAG CTCGGCATCATCAACATCACCTTTGACAAAATGGTGGAGGACATGACCATCAAGGATGAGTTCAGCACGCCCCtgatcatcaccatcatcaccCTGGCCGGCTCCCTGCTGCTCGTCGCGGCCATCTACGGCTGCCACCAGCGCTTCTCCCAAAAGAAGGACCAG AACATCCACCCTGATGTCCCCGGGTTTGATGATGGACATGTGGCCCTGATCTTTAAT CGCCTGACCGAGGAGATGCAGACCATGGAGAATGGCTACCATGACAACCCCACGCTGGAGGTGATGGAGACCTCCTCTGAAAtgcaggagaagaaggtgaaCCTCAATGGTGAGCTGGGGGACAGCTGGATCGTTCCTCTGGACACCCTCATGAAGGAGGacctggaggaagaggaggacaCGCATTTATAG